Proteins found in one Fusarium oxysporum Fo47 chromosome V, complete sequence genomic segment:
- a CDS encoding uncharacterized protein (expressed protein), protein MVPAEAQNETDARLPPGLLTSTLVMSLKTMRPIYKSDFVDEETLETLYDQVLVEIYERAGVTSFLHGHLPNYHKATRKMLMSGHGLLGPDYSRSPPNYRTFRRQAEHVSEVEKAKVSPAVLEGCLTRTTFR, encoded by the coding sequence ATGGTGCCAGCAGAGGCGCAGAATGAGACGGATGCCAGGTTGCCGCCAGGTCTCCTCACTTCGACCTTAGTCATGTCCCTCAAAACCATGCGCCCTATATATAAAAGCGATTTCGTGGATGAAGAAACTCTCGAGACACTCTACGACCAAGTACTCGTCGAAATCTACGAACGGGCTGGTGTCACTAGTTTCCTTCACGGACATCTTCCCAACTACCACAAAGCTACTCGCAAGATGTTAATGAGTGGCCATGGTCTGCTTGGGCCAGACTATTCGCGAAGTCCCCCCAACTACAGGACTTTCCGCAGACAGGCCGAACACGTCTCTGAAGTCGAGAAAGCAAAAGTCTCCCCTGCCGTCCTCGAGGGTTGCTTAACCAGAACAACGTTTCGATGA
- a CDS encoding uncharacterized protein (expressed protein) yields the protein MKSDLLMVNPLTSIIVISIATNIPEANLLPSVVVALLTVMILALLNVVLLVMVVPLAMVLRDMVLLNSTLTATSSLPVSKTKN from the coding sequence ATGAAGAGCGACTTGCTGATGGTCAATCCCCTTACCAGCATCATCGTTATAAGTATCGCTACCAACATCCCCGAAGCCAATCTCCTCCCCAGCGTCGTCGTGGCTCTATTGACCGTAATGATCCTGGCCCTGCTGAACGTGGTTCTACTAGTAATGGTGGTCCCCTTGGCTATGGTCCTCCGGGATATGGTCCTCCTCAACTCAACTTTAACGGCCACCAGCTCCCTGCCTGtatcgaagacgaagaatTAA